Proteins encoded by one window of Streptococcus sanguinis:
- a CDS encoding YwaF family protein: MKDFLTTTKTVAPPISILWYAVMIALVLLSIWSSLKYHDNPRFVKAFKWIQIAQLLMLYSWYFGFRIPFSNSLPFYHCRLAMFAVVFLPDKWRSKQYFALLGASGAVFALGYPVFDPYDFPHITSFSFLIGHYALLVNSLIYLMNHYDKSLLKKYMIVAYTFGLNLFLVGVNQVTGGNYGLLKSPPFIPNAPLWLKYLLVSVILSLALVLFDILFKKRWKKQLSLVRS; encoded by the coding sequence ATGAAAGATTTTTTAACTACGACAAAAACGGTGGCACCGCCTATCTCGATTTTATGGTATGCTGTGATGATTGCTCTGGTCTTGCTGTCTATTTGGAGCTCGCTCAAATATCATGATAATCCGCGTTTTGTTAAAGCTTTTAAGTGGATTCAGATTGCCCAGCTGCTGATGCTTTATAGCTGGTATTTTGGTTTTCGAATTCCCTTTTCCAATAGTCTGCCCTTCTATCATTGCCGCTTGGCGATGTTTGCAGTGGTCTTTCTGCCAGATAAATGGCGCAGCAAGCAGTATTTTGCTCTATTAGGAGCCAGCGGAGCGGTCTTTGCCTTGGGCTATCCAGTCTTTGACCCCTACGATTTCCCGCACATTACCAGCTTCTCTTTCCTGATTGGTCACTATGCTCTCTTGGTTAATTCCTTGATTTATCTGATGAATCACTACGACAAGAGCCTGCTCAAGAAATATATGATTGTAGCTTACACCTTTGGGCTCAATCTTTTCCTAGTCGGCGTTAATCAAGTGACAGGAGGCAATTACGGTCTGCTAAAAAGTCCGCCTTTTATCCCTAACGCACCCCTATGGCTAAAGTATCTTCTTGTGTCAGTCATCCTTTCTCTGGCTCTGGTTCTCTTTGATATATTGTTTAAGAAACGGTGGAAAAAGCAGTTAAGTTTGGTCCGCAGTTAA
- a CDS encoding YwaF family protein has translation MGIRDMFTTYKTEPPQLGLWYFVLLGLVFAIIWLSYRYYNRKPYQQLFVGMQACQLIGLYSWYILTAAPLSESLPFYHCRMAMFALMFLPNRSVYKFYFALLGTFGSIVAFIYPIFDPYPFPHITILSFIIGHLALLGNCLIYLFRYYHTFSMNWQRVVWTTFLMNAFLLVINMLTKGSYGFLTDPPLVGNHGLLLNYLLVSIVLSAAVCLVSEIFKRVEQTKTVTLT, from the coding sequence ATGGGAATAAGAGATATGTTTACAACTTATAAAACCGAACCGCCTCAACTGGGACTTTGGTATTTTGTTCTTTTGGGGCTGGTCTTTGCGATTATCTGGCTTTCCTATCGCTACTACAATCGGAAGCCTTACCAGCAGCTATTTGTCGGGATGCAAGCTTGCCAGCTGATAGGCCTCTACTCTTGGTATATACTGACTGCTGCCCCGCTGTCTGAGAGTTTGCCTTTTTATCATTGCAGAATGGCCATGTTTGCCTTGATGTTTCTGCCTAATCGCTCAGTTTATAAATTCTATTTTGCTCTTTTGGGGACTTTTGGCTCGATTGTAGCCTTTATTTATCCGATTTTTGATCCTTACCCTTTTCCCCATATCACTATTTTGTCCTTTATCATCGGCCATCTAGCGCTCTTGGGAAATTGTTTGATTTATCTTTTCAGATATTATCATACTTTCTCTATGAACTGGCAGCGAGTGGTGTGGACGACCTTTCTGATGAATGCGTTTTTGCTTGTTATCAATATGTTGACAAAGGGTTCTTATGGATTTCTTACAGATCCGCCGCTTGTTGGCAATCACGGGCTCCTGCTCAATTATCTGCTTGTCTCAATTGTCTTAAGTGCAGCAGTTTGCTTGGTTTCTGAAATTTTTAAGCGCGTCGAGCAGACCAAGACAGTCACCCTAACCTAA
- a CDS encoding NUDIX hydrolase N-terminal domain-containing protein translates to METKEIAKTIQRLLSITETGLAFSRDEFDRERYLELRQLLGHLLADWSDLDGKELAELLRPTDFYATPLIDVRAVLVRDGKVCLVKGKNEKTWALPGGFCEVGLSPKENIVKEVQEETGFNVSVSRLLAIFDTNKFQFQSKQYAKLVFECQIEDGDFQPNTEIEELAFFAIQSLPELSSKRTTKEQLEILWEIYQGDREQYLD, encoded by the coding sequence ATGGAAACTAAAGAAATTGCAAAAACCATTCAACGTCTCCTTTCTATTACAGAGACAGGTCTAGCATTTAGTCGTGATGAATTTGATCGAGAACGTTACTTAGAACTCCGTCAGCTTTTGGGACACCTCCTGGCTGATTGGTCAGATTTGGATGGGAAAGAATTGGCAGAGCTGTTGCGCCCAACGGATTTTTATGCCACTCCTTTGATTGATGTCCGAGCTGTACTGGTTCGAGACGGAAAAGTCTGTTTAGTCAAGGGTAAAAATGAGAAAACTTGGGCTTTACCAGGCGGCTTTTGTGAAGTCGGCCTATCTCCTAAGGAAAATATCGTCAAGGAAGTCCAAGAAGAAACGGGATTTAATGTTTCAGTTTCTCGTCTGCTTGCAATTTTTGATACTAATAAATTTCAATTTCAGAGTAAGCAATATGCTAAACTGGTCTTCGAGTGTCAGATAGAGGATGGAGATTTTCAGCCTAATACAGAAATAGAAGAGTTAGCTTTCTTTGCTATCCAATCTTTACCAGAATTATCTTCTAAGCGGACGACAAAAGAACAGTTGGAAATCCTTTGGGAGATTTATCAAGGAGATAGAGAACAGTATTTGGATTAG
- a CDS encoding UDP-N-acetylmuramoyl-tripeptide--D-alanyl-D-alanine ligase: MILDLYEIAEVLSAKNDVTQFENVVLRNAEFDSRLIGSGDLFVPLKGARDGHNFIPTAFAQGAAATLSERPVAEGAYILVDDVLTAFQRLAQYYLEKMQVDVLAVTGSNGKTTTKDMLAQLLATSYKTYKTQGNYNNEIGLPYTILHMPENTEKLVLEMGQDHLGDIHLLSELAKPKTGIVTLVGEAHLEFFGSRAEIAQGKMQIADGLRKDGLLIVPADKIVNEFLPADCKLVRFGPDSDIFLTRLEERKDSLSFECNFLEQRIDLPVTGKYNATNAMIAAYAALQEGVSEAAIAQAFSELELTRNRTEWKKASNGADILSDVYNANPTAMRLILETFSTIPTNPGGRKLAVLADMKELGADSKSMHGSMITSLNPEIVTDLFLYGQDMEALYDYAKEIYPPGKVQYFIKNDEKDQFEQLKQAVREKLTPADQILLKGSNSMNLAKLVEDLEDGN, translated from the coding sequence AATGATGTGACTCAGTTTGAAAATGTCGTGCTAAGAAATGCTGAGTTTGATAGCCGCTTGATTGGCTCAGGTGACCTCTTTGTGCCGCTTAAGGGAGCGCGTGACGGTCACAATTTTATCCCAACAGCCTTTGCTCAGGGAGCTGCTGCCACCCTATCTGAGCGTCCAGTGGCAGAGGGGGCTTATATCTTGGTCGATGATGTCCTGACAGCCTTTCAGCGCTTGGCCCAATATTATCTGGAAAAGATGCAGGTGGATGTTCTGGCAGTGACAGGTTCCAACGGTAAAACGACGACTAAGGATATGCTGGCTCAGCTACTAGCAACCAGTTACAAAACCTATAAGACACAAGGTAATTACAACAACGAAATCGGTCTGCCCTACACGATTCTTCACATGCCTGAGAATACAGAGAAACTTGTCTTAGAAATGGGGCAGGATCACTTGGGCGATATCCATCTCCTGTCTGAACTTGCCAAACCTAAGACGGGCATTGTAACTCTGGTCGGAGAAGCCCATCTGGAATTTTTCGGCAGCCGAGCTGAGATTGCTCAAGGCAAGATGCAGATTGCAGACGGTTTGAGAAAAGATGGTCTCTTGATTGTTCCGGCGGATAAGATTGTCAATGAATTTCTGCCAGCAGACTGCAAACTAGTTCGCTTTGGTCCTGATTCGGATATCTTCCTGACGCGTCTGGAAGAGCGCAAGGACAGCTTGAGCTTTGAATGCAACTTTTTAGAGCAAAGGATTGACCTGCCTGTGACCGGTAAGTACAATGCGACCAACGCCATGATTGCGGCCTATGCAGCTCTGCAGGAGGGTGTATCTGAGGCGGCAATTGCTCAAGCCTTTTCTGAGCTGGAGCTGACCCGCAATCGAACGGAGTGGAAGAAAGCTTCCAATGGCGCAGATATCCTATCGGATGTCTACAATGCCAATCCAACAGCCATGCGCTTGATTCTGGAGACTTTCTCGACCATTCCGACCAATCCAGGCGGACGAAAATTGGCAGTGCTGGCGGATATGAAAGAGCTGGGAGCGGACTCTAAGTCCATGCATGGCTCGATGATTACCAGTCTCAATCCAGAAATTGTGACCGACCTTTTCCTCTATGGACAGGACATGGAAGCCCTCTATGACTATGCCAAGGAGATTTACCCGCCAGGCAAGGTGCAATACTTTATCAAAAATGACGAGAAAGACCAGTTTGAACAGCTGAAACAAGCTGTCAGAGAGAAGCTGACTCCTGCCGACCAAATTCTTCTCAAAGGCAGCAATTCTATGAATCTGGCGAAGCTGGTAGAGGACTTGGAAGATGGAAACTAA